The Spirosoma radiotolerans genome has a window encoding:
- a CDS encoding McrC family protein gives MATILSVTENSLIGTLNSVTEPMLGSVGVPETAFNALRQFVFENENADGLFTFTVLKGAEFIRVRHYVGLLLLPDGNMLEILPKIEQQSQSRPLLLNMLRYLRHSPFRTLRRGQSKAVHLPLWEIFITAFLDTVEPLAQQGIQQAYVSVESNERFWKGRFQATRQLRENSYHAERLAVVYDELTANVPPNRILKSTLLYLANRTRYGANQRRIQQLLWVLDDVPVSDSVPDDLTAIQRSSRLFARYEAALLWAKTLLLRQGLGVKTGKTPSLSLLFPMEQVFEDYVAHGIRTHWPGADKVRVQESSVHLVDEHVGSPKFKLRPDIIIHHSDRTFVLDTKWKRVNGQVPGGQMSAGNYGIEQADMYQLYAYGKKYAADDLFLIYPVNETFAKPLPVFEYDADTRLHVVPFDLTNSLANEVDKLAQYALSFNEK, from the coding sequence ATGGCTACAATTCTTTCGGTTACCGAAAACAGCCTGATTGGAACTTTAAATTCCGTGACGGAGCCGATGTTGGGCAGCGTAGGCGTGCCTGAAACGGCGTTTAACGCCCTTCGCCAATTCGTGTTTGAAAACGAAAACGCCGATGGGCTATTCACCTTTACGGTGCTGAAAGGAGCGGAGTTTATTCGGGTCCGTCATTACGTCGGGCTACTTCTCCTACCCGATGGAAACATGCTTGAGATTTTACCAAAAATCGAGCAGCAATCCCAGTCCCGGCCGCTGTTGCTTAACATGCTTCGATACCTGCGCCACAGCCCGTTTCGGACGTTGCGCAGGGGGCAGTCGAAGGCTGTTCACTTGCCTTTATGGGAAATATTCATCACGGCCTTTCTTGATACGGTAGAACCGTTGGCGCAGCAGGGTATCCAGCAAGCTTACGTTTCCGTCGAAAGCAATGAGCGTTTCTGGAAGGGCCGTTTTCAGGCTACCCGGCAGCTACGCGAAAACAGCTACCATGCTGAACGGCTGGCGGTTGTGTACGACGAGCTAACCGCTAACGTACCGCCAAACCGTATCCTGAAATCGACCCTGCTTTACCTGGCAAACCGAACGAGGTATGGGGCCAATCAGCGCCGTATTCAACAACTGCTATGGGTACTGGACGATGTGCCCGTTTCGGATTCCGTTCCGGACGATCTGACTGCCATCCAGCGAAGCAGCCGCCTGTTCGCTCGTTACGAAGCAGCTTTGCTTTGGGCGAAAACCCTGTTGCTGAGACAGGGCCTGGGTGTGAAAACGGGTAAAACGCCGAGCCTGTCTCTGCTCTTTCCAATGGAACAGGTATTTGAAGATTACGTCGCCCACGGCATTCGGACCCACTGGCCCGGCGCCGATAAGGTTAGGGTGCAGGAGTCGTCTGTGCATTTAGTGGATGAGCATGTCGGGTCGCCTAAATTCAAACTACGTCCAGACATTATTATTCACCATAGCGACCGGACATTTGTGCTGGATACGAAGTGGAAGCGGGTGAATGGGCAGGTGCCGGGCGGCCAAATGAGCGCGGGAAATTATGGCATTGAGCAGGCGGATATGTATCAATTGTACGCCTATGGTAAAAAGTATGCTGCCGACGACCTATTTTTGATCTATCCGGTCAATGAAACCTTCGCTAAGCCGCTTCCTGTATTTGAGTACGATGCCGATACGCGTTTGCACGTAGTACCTTTTGATCTGACCAATTCGCTGGCCAATGAAGTAGATAAATTGGCTCAATACGCTTTGTCTTTCAACGAAAAGTAA
- a CDS encoding gluconate:H+ symporter, with the protein MPLILTLVGIITLVFLVAFVRLDTFISFVIVSLGIGLASGMDVVAVGKSIQTGIGGTLGELVLIIGFGAMLGRLVAESGAARRITDVLIGWFGIRNIRWGLALAGFVIGIPLFYNAGFIIVVPLIFTIAASSRLPLMSVAVPMLSALSVAHGYLPPHPSPSAVAGQLNANIGQTLLYGIIVAIPAIIIAGPLFGKTLVNIKATPNRELFNNRDIPDHQLPGAAISFFVALLPVLLLTTFGPLKNAMPGESPLKTVVTLLAEPYIGMLISVLTAMYALGIRQGQSVKAITKDMEEAVKAIAPILLVIAGAGALKQVFGDSGTSKYIGSLLADAAIPPLLLGWGIAAFIRVCVGSATVAGLTTVGIVLPLLQSQAIKPELMVLAIGSGSLMFSHINDGGFWLFKEYFNLTIGQTIRTWSLMETIVSIVGLLGVLALNLVV; encoded by the coding sequence ATGCCCCTTATTTTAACCTTGGTCGGTATTATAACCCTTGTCTTTTTAGTTGCCTTTGTCCGTTTAGATACCTTCATTTCGTTTGTTATCGTCTCGCTGGGAATCGGTCTGGCATCCGGCATGGATGTAGTGGCCGTCGGGAAATCCATCCAGACGGGTATTGGCGGTACACTGGGCGAACTGGTACTGATTATTGGCTTCGGGGCTATGCTGGGGCGATTAGTGGCTGAGAGTGGGGCTGCCCGCCGAATCACCGATGTGCTGATTGGCTGGTTTGGGATCAGGAACATTCGCTGGGGACTCGCGTTGGCGGGCTTTGTGATCGGTATTCCGCTGTTTTATAATGCCGGGTTTATTATTGTTGTCCCCTTGATTTTCACCATTGCGGCTTCATCACGTCTGCCGCTGATGTCGGTGGCGGTTCCTATGCTGTCGGCGCTTTCCGTAGCGCATGGCTATTTGCCACCGCATCCATCGCCATCGGCCGTGGCGGGCCAGTTGAACGCTAATATTGGGCAGACACTGCTTTACGGGATCATCGTTGCCATTCCGGCCATCATCATTGCCGGTCCGTTGTTTGGAAAAACACTCGTCAATATTAAAGCGACACCCAACCGGGAGTTGTTCAACAATCGCGACATTCCTGACCATCAGTTACCGGGTGCAGCCATCAGTTTTTTCGTCGCTCTGCTACCCGTGTTGCTACTCACTACTTTTGGTCCGCTGAAAAACGCAATGCCCGGCGAGTCGCCCCTCAAAACCGTGGTAACACTGCTGGCCGAGCCTTATATCGGGATGCTCATATCGGTGCTAACGGCTATGTATGCGCTGGGTATCCGGCAGGGCCAGAGCGTGAAGGCCATTACCAAAGACATGGAAGAAGCCGTTAAAGCCATTGCTCCGATTCTGCTGGTCATTGCGGGGGCAGGGGCGTTAAAGCAGGTTTTTGGGGATAGTGGCACCAGCAAATACATCGGGAGCTTGCTGGCTGATGCGGCCATTCCGCCGTTATTACTGGGTTGGGGCATTGCTGCGTTCATTCGTGTATGCGTCGGTTCAGCCACGGTGGCGGGCCTCACAACGGTGGGCATTGTGTTACCATTGCTGCAATCGCAGGCCATAAAACCGGAGTTGATGGTGCTGGCCATTGGCTCGGGAAGCCTGATGTTTTCGCACATCAACGATGGAGGATTCTGGTTATTCAAGGAGTATTTCAACCTGACGATCGGGCAGACGATCCGAACATGGTCGCTGATGGAAACGATTGTGTCCATTGTTGGCTTACTGGGTGTGCTGGCCCTGAATCTGGTAGTATAA
- a CDS encoding esterase-like activity of phytase family protein, whose translation MRFSHLPLSFVIAAGIAVTACEDHRLPAIISYPAFAEASDPKVLATSPNGTVIYNGGFGSAIAGDPLDPAVFYLLTDRGPNAAGSVANSIIFGKADFTPQVGKFRVVGNQLVLEQTILLKNAAGQLLTGLPNPVGQGNTGEIALDLNGKTIAPNADGIDSEGLALSSDGTFWVSDEYGPHIVHFDASGNTIERINPFGSGTGGRTLPKVLARRRPNRGMEGLTITPDGKTLVGLMQSPMYNPSSAAVSGSTVIRVVTFDIASGATKQYVYLMENASLTGCSEIAAITATTFLAIERDGDYGGNPVKPSTFKRVYKFDLAGATDISDPTNSDSGKLYNGLTVEQLKDKAGLQNAGIIPVTKTLVFDLLTNISPVYPHDKAEGISLIGSNRLAISNDDDFGVVDNGQNGFTTKILPATGQVDRNRIYFVTLPTPLK comes from the coding sequence ATGAGATTTTCACATTTACCTCTTTCGTTCGTCATCGCTGCCGGGATTGCTGTTACGGCTTGTGAAGACCACCGTCTGCCTGCCATTATTTCTTACCCCGCCTTTGCCGAAGCCTCCGATCCAAAGGTATTAGCGACCTCCCCCAACGGCACGGTCATTTATAACGGCGGCTTTGGCTCAGCTATCGCGGGCGACCCGCTCGATCCAGCCGTTTTTTACTTATTAACTGATCGCGGGCCGAACGCTGCCGGGTCAGTCGCCAACTCGATCATTTTTGGGAAAGCCGATTTCACGCCCCAGGTTGGGAAATTCCGGGTCGTGGGCAACCAGTTAGTGCTTGAGCAAACCATTTTACTCAAAAACGCAGCCGGTCAATTACTCACAGGCCTGCCAAATCCTGTTGGGCAGGGAAATACGGGCGAAATCGCCCTCGACCTGAATGGCAAAACCATTGCACCCAATGCTGATGGAATCGACTCCGAAGGACTGGCGCTGTCGTCGGATGGAACGTTTTGGGTGAGCGATGAATATGGGCCTCACATTGTACACTTCGACGCCAGTGGCAATACCATCGAGCGGATTAATCCCTTCGGATCGGGTACGGGTGGCCGTACGCTCCCTAAAGTTCTGGCCCGTCGTCGACCCAATCGGGGCATGGAAGGGCTGACGATTACACCCGACGGCAAAACGCTGGTCGGCCTGATGCAGTCGCCCATGTACAATCCATCATCGGCGGCCGTTTCGGGCTCAACAGTCATCCGAGTTGTTACTTTTGACATCGCCAGCGGAGCCACGAAGCAGTATGTGTACCTGATGGAGAATGCCAGCCTGACGGGTTGCAGCGAAATTGCGGCAATTACGGCCACGACGTTCCTGGCCATTGAGCGGGATGGCGATTATGGCGGAAATCCGGTGAAGCCATCGACGTTTAAGCGGGTGTATAAATTCGATCTGGCGGGCGCAACCGATATATCGGACCCAACCAATAGCGACAGTGGTAAATTGTACAATGGCTTAACCGTTGAGCAACTCAAAGACAAGGCAGGCCTTCAGAACGCCGGGATTATCCCCGTTACCAAAACGCTGGTCTTTGATTTATTAACTAATATTTCGCCCGTTTATCCGCACGATAAGGCCGAAGGAATTTCGCTGATTGGCTCGAATCGACTGGCCATTTCGAATGATGACGATTTCGGCGTTGTCGATAATGGGCAGAATGGGTTTACTACAAAGATTTTACCGGCTACCGGTCAGGTGGACCGTAATCGCATTTACTTTGTCACCTTACCTACACCGCTCAAATAA
- a CDS encoding phosphatidylinositol-specific phospholipase C1-like protein, whose translation MKVSLALVGFWLFTALIPANFDSLKLNQIQCIGSHNSYKQAIDPALFSLLKRTDSLRFKAIEYSHIGLTDQLNLGLQNLEIDVYADAKGGKYAHPLGLVLAKGQQPYDVDGVMTEPGFKVFHIQDIDFRSNCPTFKGCLAELKRWSDAHPNHYPVFITMNAKDDTIKKPGFAIPEPFTAPVYNQLDSVILAGLGRSKLITPDNVRGTMPTLEAAVLAGNWPTMQSAKGKFLFVLDETGSKRAAYIAGHPSLKNRVLFTNSEPATPEAAFVILNNSIEDQSQIQALVKKGYLVRTRADSDTKQARLNDKRAFEAACRSGAQIITTDYYARSKFFPSDYTVQFADGTYLRPNPASH comes from the coding sequence ATGAAAGTTTCCCTTGCTCTGGTTGGTTTCTGGCTCTTTACGGCGCTGATACCAGCGAATTTTGACAGCTTAAAACTCAATCAGATTCAGTGTATTGGCTCGCATAACAGCTACAAACAAGCCATTGACCCAGCCTTGTTCAGCCTGCTGAAACGAACCGACTCCCTGCGGTTCAAGGCCATCGAGTACAGCCACATTGGCCTGACCGACCAATTGAACCTTGGCTTACAAAATCTTGAAATTGATGTGTACGCCGACGCAAAAGGGGGCAAATACGCGCACCCCCTAGGTCTTGTGCTCGCCAAAGGTCAGCAGCCGTACGATGTAGACGGGGTCATGACTGAACCAGGGTTTAAAGTATTTCACATTCAGGACATTGATTTTAGAAGCAACTGCCCAACCTTCAAAGGATGTCTGGCCGAGTTGAAACGCTGGTCGGATGCTCACCCGAATCATTATCCGGTTTTTATTACGATGAACGCGAAAGACGACACCATCAAAAAACCCGGATTCGCCATCCCCGAGCCATTCACAGCGCCCGTTTATAACCAACTGGATAGCGTTATACTGGCGGGTTTGGGCCGTTCGAAATTAATTACGCCCGATAATGTGCGGGGAACGATGCCAACTCTGGAGGCTGCAGTGCTGGCCGGAAACTGGCCGACCATGCAATCGGCAAAAGGCAAGTTCCTGTTTGTTCTTGATGAAACGGGCTCAAAACGGGCGGCTTACATTGCCGGCCACCCGTCGCTGAAAAATCGGGTTCTCTTCACGAACTCCGAACCCGCTACCCCCGAAGCAGCTTTTGTTATTTTGAATAACTCAATTGAGGACCAGAGCCAGATTCAGGCCCTGGTGAAGAAAGGCTATCTTGTTCGGACCCGTGCCGATTCGGATACGAAACAGGCCCGGCTGAATGACAAACGTGCTTTTGAGGCCGCCTGCCGTTCAGGGGCGCAGATCATAACCACCGATTATTACGCCAGGAGTAAGTTCTTTCCATCCGACTATACCGTCCAGTTTGCCGATGGCACTTACCTGCGCCCGAATCCAGCAAGTCACTGA
- the ppk1 gene encoding polyphosphate kinase 1, which translates to MEPKNRYIDRDISWLAFNGRVLMEAADEQVPLADRVKFLAIYSANLDEFFRVRVSALRSLIRFREKKITRRLLTDPQQTLTQVLGMVAQQQEQYRAVFHDELLPRLQEHGLVLYQQEALPEVHRHEQERFFRSTVLSYLQPVFIGSLRKAKRKNRLPFLDSQQLYFALTLRPKTGNQRDASQPDQAEPMPNDTLYAYLNIPADKLPRFVPLSSIADKQYFAFLDDVIRANLAIVFPGYEVTGCFSFKLNRSEDIDIKDEYHGNLVRKIKRQLKKRKTAPPVRFLYDGNAPADLIALFISLFDLKPEELQAGGRYHSLSALLKLPMPKGPNIASPVLLPLLKPELDAHDSIFAAIDERDRILHFPYQSYEYVLRFFNEAAIDPLVYQIDVALYRIASDSLIANALMSAAHNGKQVSVFVEVKARFDEANNLRWAEAMEAAGVRIIYSLPGVKVHAKIALIKRRKPSAKAKRIQYAYLATGNFNETTAEIYGDHGLMTRYKPIVRELGQVFDFLAKQKDVGKLHHLLVSPFTLQKRYLDMIEREIHHAHKGRRAHMTLKLNGLEDQTMIDKLYEASRAGVTINLLIRGICCLVPGVVGMSETIRVIRLVDGYLEHARVAIFYNNGEEEMYLASADWMQRNLYHRVEVGFPVYDPQVQNELRQVIAYQLADNTKACLIDEQGHNQPIRDPEAPQVRAQRAIYDWLKEQALDATAVE; encoded by the coding sequence ATGGAACCCAAGAATCGATATATAGACCGGGATATAAGCTGGCTGGCGTTTAATGGCCGGGTGTTGATGGAAGCGGCTGATGAGCAGGTGCCCTTGGCAGATCGGGTCAAATTTCTCGCTATTTACTCAGCTAATCTCGATGAGTTTTTCCGCGTTCGGGTGAGCGCTCTTCGTAGTTTGATCCGATTTCGGGAGAAAAAGATAACCCGGCGGTTGCTCACCGATCCCCAGCAAACACTCACGCAGGTGCTCGGCATGGTGGCCCAGCAGCAGGAACAATACCGAGCGGTTTTCCATGATGAGCTGCTACCCCGGCTGCAGGAGCATGGGCTTGTTTTGTACCAGCAGGAAGCACTGCCCGAAGTACACCGACACGAGCAGGAACGCTTTTTTCGGAGTACGGTGCTGTCGTATCTGCAACCGGTATTTATTGGCTCCCTTCGGAAGGCCAAGCGCAAGAACCGGCTTCCTTTTCTGGATAGTCAGCAGCTCTATTTTGCCCTGACCTTACGGCCTAAAACCGGTAACCAACGGGACGCCAGCCAACCTGACCAGGCCGAACCGATGCCTAATGACACGTTGTACGCGTACCTCAATATCCCGGCCGATAAGTTACCCCGTTTTGTTCCGCTCAGTTCCATTGCCGACAAGCAGTATTTCGCTTTTCTGGACGATGTGATCCGGGCTAACCTGGCGATTGTCTTTCCAGGCTATGAGGTAACGGGTTGCTTTAGTTTTAAGCTCAATCGCTCCGAAGACATTGATATCAAAGATGAGTATCACGGCAATCTGGTGCGGAAGATCAAGCGACAGCTTAAAAAACGAAAGACCGCACCGCCGGTTCGTTTTCTCTACGACGGCAACGCACCCGCTGATTTGATTGCCTTGTTTATCAGCCTGTTCGATCTCAAACCCGAAGAATTACAGGCGGGTGGCCGCTACCATAGTCTGAGTGCGCTACTCAAGCTGCCCATGCCTAAAGGGCCGAATATAGCCTCGCCCGTGCTGCTACCGCTGTTAAAGCCCGAACTGGATGCGCATGACTCCATCTTTGCCGCCATCGACGAACGGGATCGTATTCTGCACTTCCCGTACCAGTCGTATGAGTACGTCCTGCGCTTTTTCAACGAGGCCGCCATCGATCCGCTGGTCTACCAGATCGACGTGGCCCTCTACCGCATCGCTTCCGACTCGCTGATCGCCAATGCGCTGATGAGTGCCGCGCATAACGGCAAGCAGGTGAGTGTATTCGTTGAGGTAAAAGCCCGGTTCGATGAGGCAAACAACCTGCGTTGGGCCGAAGCGATGGAGGCCGCTGGTGTCCGCATTATTTATAGTTTGCCGGGCGTGAAGGTGCACGCTAAAATTGCCCTGATCAAACGCCGAAAGCCATCAGCCAAAGCCAAACGGATACAGTATGCGTATCTGGCTACGGGTAATTTCAACGAAACAACTGCCGAAATTTACGGCGATCATGGCCTAATGACGAGGTATAAACCCATCGTACGTGAACTGGGGCAGGTATTTGACTTTCTGGCCAAGCAAAAAGACGTTGGGAAGTTGCACCATCTGCTGGTATCGCCCTTTACCCTTCAGAAACGGTATCTGGATATGATCGAGCGGGAAATTCACCATGCGCATAAGGGCAGACGGGCCCACATGACGCTCAAACTAAATGGGCTCGAAGATCAAACCATGATCGACAAGCTGTATGAAGCCAGCCGCGCCGGGGTAACCATAAATCTATTGATTCGGGGAATTTGCTGCCTGGTGCCGGGCGTGGTCGGTATGAGCGAAACGATTCGAGTGATCCGGTTGGTCGACGGGTACCTCGAACATGCCCGGGTCGCCATTTTTTACAACAACGGTGAAGAAGAAATGTATCTGGCCTCCGCCGACTGGATGCAGCGAAACCTGTATCACCGGGTAGAAGTGGGTTTTCCCGTCTATGACCCACAGGTACAAAACGAGCTTCGGCAAGTTATTGCGTATCAACTGGCCGACAACACTAAAGCCTGCCTGATTGATGAGCAGGGTCATAACCAGCCCATTCGTGATCCCGAGGCACCGCAGGTACGCGCTCAACGCGCCATTTATGATTGGTTGAAGGAACAGGCGCTAGACGCAACAGCCGTCGAGTGA
- the gndA gene encoding NADP-dependent phosphogluconate dehydrogenase, with protein sequence MKPDKFSKLSPIHPFLIMNTNSTSDQLTFGMIGLGTMGRNLLLNMADHGFSVAGYDKNPAQSELLEKAWANDAGESKTVVKGFTDISAFVGSLKSPRAIMMLVPAGPIVDSVVAELLPLLDKGDIIIDGGNSHFTDTMRRDKALEAEGYHFFGMGISGGEEGARRGPSMMPGGDKTAYEFVKPVLNAVAAKVNGDPCVTYIGPGAAGHFVKMVHNGIEYAVMQLIAETYEVLRKGLKMDNAAIGQVFTDWNAGRLQSFLLEVTSDIFKYHEPGETQLLLDSIKDEARAKGTGKWTSQVAMDLVTPIPAIDSAVSMRDLSKYKAWRVQAAGMYGDEIAPLAVDKDAFLASLEQAFFFSMITTYAQGMHLLASASEQYSYDLNLAEITKIWRGGCIIRAAFLETMLSAYQADSSLKHLLLAPAVQAIIQETVPGIRTVVGTAVAAGIAVPTYATSVSYFDAFRSANMPSNLIQAQRDYFGAHTFELIGKEGVFHAQWQGKEATNP encoded by the coding sequence ATGAAACCAGACAAATTCTCGAAGCTCTCTCCCATTCACCCCTTTCTGATTATGAATACCAATTCAACCAGTGATCAATTAACGTTTGGCATGATTGGCCTCGGTACGATGGGCCGCAATTTATTGCTGAACATGGCCGACCACGGATTTTCTGTGGCAGGTTATGACAAAAATCCGGCTCAGTCGGAACTGCTCGAAAAGGCCTGGGCCAATGATGCCGGCGAATCCAAGACAGTAGTAAAAGGATTTACGGACATCAGCGCCTTTGTGGGTAGTCTCAAAAGTCCCCGTGCCATTATGATGCTGGTTCCGGCCGGTCCGATTGTCGACAGCGTCGTTGCTGAATTGCTGCCTTTGCTCGATAAGGGCGATATTATCATCGACGGTGGGAACTCGCACTTTACCGATACAATGCGTCGCGATAAGGCACTCGAAGCTGAGGGATACCACTTTTTCGGGATGGGGATTTCGGGGGGAGAAGAAGGGGCGCGTCGTGGACCAAGCATGATGCCCGGTGGTGACAAAACGGCTTATGAGTTCGTTAAGCCGGTCTTAAATGCCGTAGCGGCCAAGGTGAACGGCGATCCCTGCGTGACTTACATTGGCCCCGGTGCAGCCGGCCACTTCGTTAAAATGGTTCACAATGGCATCGAGTACGCCGTTATGCAACTCATTGCCGAAACCTATGAGGTATTGCGCAAGGGACTAAAAATGGACAATGCGGCCATTGGGCAGGTATTCACCGATTGGAACGCGGGCCGTCTGCAATCGTTTCTGCTCGAAGTGACCAGCGATATTTTCAAGTACCACGAACCCGGCGAAACGCAATTGCTCCTCGACAGCATCAAAGACGAGGCCCGCGCGAAGGGAACCGGCAAATGGACGTCGCAGGTGGCGATGGATCTGGTAACGCCAATTCCAGCCATCGATAGTGCGGTATCCATGCGTGACTTATCGAAATACAAGGCGTGGCGCGTGCAGGCCGCCGGTATGTACGGCGACGAAATTGCCCCGCTGGCTGTCGATAAAGACGCGTTTCTGGCCAGTCTGGAGCAAGCCTTCTTCTTCTCGATGATCACGACCTACGCGCAGGGTATGCACCTGCTGGCGTCGGCATCGGAGCAATATTCCTACGATCTGAACCTGGCCGAGATCACGAAAATATGGCGTGGCGGCTGCATCATCCGGGCTGCGTTCCTGGAAACGATGCTGAGCGCCTACCAGGCCGATTCGTCGCTCAAACACCTGCTGCTGGCACCTGCCGTACAGGCCATTATTCAGGAAACAGTTCCTGGCATTCGTACGGTTGTCGGTACGGCAGTGGCGGCTGGTATTGCGGTACCAACCTATGCGACGTCGGTCAGTTATTTCGATGCGTTCCGGTCGGCCAACATGCCCTCGAACCTGATTCAGGCCCAGCGCGATTATTTTGGTGCACACACGTTCGAGCTCATCGGTAAGGAAGGCGTTTTCCACGCCCAATGGCAGGGTAAAGAAGCAACGAACCCTTAA
- a CDS encoding HAD family hydrolase: MKTPELKILLFDIGGVLLNNAWGHESRRKAADLFTLDYEEMNVLHNFIFSTYETGKITLDEYLDTVVFNHARDFSREEFKDFMFAQSVELPNMLAWLTAWKQNHCGFRIFAVNNEGRELNQYRINTFNLHQVFDAFISSSEVGMVKPDPNIWRLAMGIAQAQPEQCVYFDDRLMLARAARKLGIRAYHHQSFDETRQILEALSHSPLSDYEYQFNQ, from the coding sequence ATGAAAACGCCTGAATTGAAAATTTTGCTCTTCGACATCGGCGGTGTTCTGCTCAACAATGCCTGGGGGCATGAGTCGCGCCGGAAAGCCGCCGATTTGTTTACACTCGACTACGAGGAGATGAACGTGCTGCATAACTTCATTTTCTCGACCTACGAGACAGGAAAAATTACCCTGGATGAATATCTGGACACGGTCGTGTTCAACCATGCGCGCGATTTTAGTCGGGAAGAATTCAAGGATTTCATGTTTGCTCAATCGGTTGAGTTGCCCAATATGCTGGCCTGGCTTACGGCCTGGAAACAAAACCACTGCGGATTTCGTATTTTTGCCGTGAACAACGAAGGTCGCGAGCTAAACCAGTACCGGATCAACACGTTCAATTTACATCAGGTCTTCGACGCGTTTATTTCATCGAGTGAAGTCGGTATGGTTAAACCAGACCCAAATATCTGGCGGCTGGCCATGGGGATTGCCCAGGCCCAGCCAGAGCAATGTGTCTATTTCGACGACCGGCTGATGCTGGCACGGGCGGCTCGTAAGCTGGGGATCCGGGCTTATCACCACCAATCATTTGATGAAACCAGACAAATTCTCGAAGCTCTCTCCCATTCACCCCTTTCTGATTATGAATACCAATTCAACCAGTGA
- the tal gene encoding transaldolase, whose product METNNVKQIHDFDQSIWLDFIDRKIMNTGELQKLIDEDGVRGITSNPAIFEKAISSSSDYDADIAQLAQGNLSNEDLFYTLAVSDIKRAADIFRPTYDEEVVGADGYVSLEVSPFLARDTEGTIAQALKLWKTVERDNVMIKIPGTAEGLPAIQHCISEGLNINVTLLFSLERYEAVTNAYITGLEMRDQAGLPINKIASVASFFLSRIDTLIDPMLPEKGLADLKGEVAIASAKKAYEIYKRVFNSDRFLKLAAKGATPQRLLWASTGSKDPSFSDVKYLEALIGPKTVNTVPMDALVAFRDHGVAANRLEDDLDKATQTLQRLADAGIDLAALTQQLEDEGIEKFNAPYQKLLDAIETQRTKALA is encoded by the coding sequence ATGGAAACGAACAACGTAAAGCAAATCCACGACTTCGACCAAAGCATCTGGCTCGATTTCATTGACCGGAAGATCATGAACACCGGCGAACTGCAAAAACTCATCGACGAAGACGGCGTTCGGGGCATCACCTCCAACCCGGCCATTTTCGAAAAAGCGATCAGCAGCAGCAGTGACTACGATGCCGACATTGCTCAGCTCGCGCAGGGCAATCTGAGCAATGAAGACCTGTTTTACACCCTGGCGGTGAGCGATATCAAACGGGCAGCCGATATTTTCCGGCCTACGTACGATGAGGAAGTGGTAGGCGCTGACGGTTACGTGAGCCTGGAAGTGTCGCCTTTTCTGGCCCGGGATACCGAAGGAACCATTGCCCAGGCGCTTAAGCTCTGGAAAACGGTGGAGCGCGACAACGTAATGATTAAAATTCCAGGAACGGCCGAAGGCTTGCCCGCCATTCAACACTGTATCTCGGAAGGTCTGAATATCAACGTTACGCTGCTGTTCAGCCTGGAGCGCTACGAAGCCGTGACCAACGCCTACATTACAGGCCTGGAAATGCGGGATCAGGCGGGATTGCCTATCAATAAAATCGCATCGGTTGCCAGCTTTTTCCTGAGCCGGATCGATACGCTGATCGATCCGATGCTCCCCGAAAAAGGGCTGGCCGATCTGAAAGGAGAAGTGGCCATTGCCTCGGCCAAGAAAGCTTATGAGATCTACAAACGGGTGTTCAACAGCGACCGTTTCCTCAAATTAGCGGCCAAAGGTGCTACACCCCAACGGTTGTTATGGGCCAGCACGGGCAGCAAAGATCCATCGTTCTCCGATGTCAAATACCTGGAGGCACTCATTGGCCCCAAAACCGTCAACACGGTTCCGATGGATGCGCTGGTGGCGTTCCGTGATCATGGCGTAGCGGCCAATCGACTGGAAGATGACCTCGACAAAGCAACCCAAACGCTGCAACGGCTGGCCGACGCGGGGATCGACCTTGCGGCACTCACCCAACAGCTGGAGGATGAGGGTATCGAGAAATTTAATGCGCCTTACCAGAAACTGCTGGATGCCATCGAAACCCAACGCACCAAAGCCCTGGCGTAG